The following is a genomic window from Desulfofarcimen acetoxidans DSM 771.
TTTTGCTAAACTCTTTAGTGAACGGGAAATTTCCGCAATTTCCTGCTGCCGGTTATCTGTTTTCTTTCCCGCCTGCATCAACTGCAGATAATCTATTACCACCAGCCCTAAGCCGTGTTCAGCTTGTAAACGTCTGGCTTTAGCTCTCAATTCTCTTATGGATATAGCAGGAGTGTCATCAATAAAAACGGGTATTCCAGACAGCTTGGCCGCAGTATTGTTTATTTTTTCCCAATCTTCTTCTTTTAAATTACCTATGCGCAATTTATGTTGATCCACCATGGCTTCGGCACACAGCATTCTCTGAACCAGCTGTTCTTTAGACATTTCCAGACTGAAAAAGGCCACCGGAATTTTGCGGTGCAGGGCAGCGTGTTGAGCTACATTTAGACCAAGGCTGGTTTTACCCATACTTGGGCGAGCCGCCAGAATCATTAAATCGCCTTTTTGAAAACCGCTGCAAATAGAGTCAAGATCGACAAAACCTGTGGAAACACCTGTTACAGCACCTTTATTTTCACTTAAATAGTCGATATACTCAAGAATCTTTAATAAAATCTCTTTAATCGGTGTAAATGCGGAAGCAGATCTCCTGCTGCTCAATTCCAAAATCATTCGCTCGGCTTCATCCATCAACCGCTGTGCATTCTCACTGCCTTCATAGCTCATATTGGCTATTCTGGAGGCCAGGCTGATTAAAGTTCTGAGAAGTGATTTCTCTTCTACAATTTTGGCATAGTACTCTACATTTGCAGAAGTAGGCACCATACCGGGCAAAGAGGCAATATAGGTCACTCCGCCAATTTTATCCAAATGGCCTCTCTGGCGCAAGCTTTCTGTTACAGTTAATAAGTCAATTGCAGCTGAATTATCGTTCAAATCTAAAATAACTTCATAAATTAACTTATGGCTCTCACTGTAAAAATCATCTGGACTTATAATGCGCATTACCTTATATATCGCTTCTTTGTCTAAAAAAACAGAACCAATTACGGATTGCTCAGCTTCCATGTTCTGAGGCGGTATTTTATCTAACATAAAAATGATCACCTTATTAAATTACAGAATAATATAGTAATATTAACTTACTGATTGATTAAATTTTGTATTAGGGAAAATATAATCTATTATTTCTTCTACAGAGCTTACAGGAATTATTTTAATATTTTTTATATCTCTCGGTATATCAGAAAAATTCTCAGCCGGGATAAAAACTGTTTTTATACCGGCTTGCCTGGCACCATATATTTTTTCCGCTATACCCCCCACAGCTCTTATCTTTCCTTGAATGGACACCTCACCGGTAACAGCAATATCCTGAGGAATAGGATAATCCTTTATAGTGCTTAAGACTGCCAGCAGCATGGCTACTCCGGCAGAAGGACCATCAATACGCCCTCCGCCAATAATATTAATATGCACATCGTAATTGTTCAAATCTTCCCCGGTTAACTTGCGAATTACTGAAGCAGCATTAAATACCGAATCTTTGGCCATACTGCCGGCAGTATCATTAAAGCGTATATTACCTCTCTGCGGTTGTCTGGCAGAAAACGTAATGGCCTCAATTTCCAACACGGACCCAATAAAACCTGTAACACCCAGGCCAAAGATTTTACCTGTTTCTTTTCGTGAAGAAGCTTTATACAACACATAGGGAGTAAGACGGCTGGTCTGCACAACATCGTAAATATCAAGCTCACAAATATATAATTTTTTTTGCTCATAAGCAGTCTCTTCATTTCTATAAGATGACATCCCATAGGCATCAGCCAGAATATTAACTGCTTTACGCCCTTCAATAGTATATTCGCTAATTATTTCCGCAACCTTATCTTCCAGTCCAATATTAAGTTTATCTGCCGCCTGATTTACTATCTGTTTAATAGCTCCTGGAGTTAAAGGATCAAAATAAACCTCTGCACAGCGCGATCTGATAGCCGGGTTAATATCCTCCGGACTTCTTGTTGTAGCTCCGATCAGTAAAAAATCTGCCGGTGCTCCTTGATCAAATAATTTTTTAATATACCGGGGTATACTCTGGTCACCCGGATCATAATAAGTGGATTCAAAAAATACTCTCTTATCCTCAAGCACTTTTAATAATTTATTCTGCAATATCGGGTCCATCTCACCTATCTCATCAATAAAAAGTATGCCCCCGTGAGCGTCCGTGACCAAACCCAATTTCGGCTCAGGTATTCCTGAATCAGCCAAATCACGGCGTGCTCCCTGATAAATCGGGTCATGAACAGAACCCAGCAGAGGGTTGGTAATTTCCCTGGAATCCCAGCGCAGCGTTGTACCGTTAACCTCAATAAAAGGAGCATCTTTAACAAAAGGAGTGCCACTGATATTTTTAGCTGCCTCCAAGGCCAAGCGGGCAGCAGTTGTTTTACCTACACCGGGAGGCCCGTATAATAGTATATGCTGGGGAAAGGGTGAAGCAAGTTTAGACAGCAGGGCTTTGACAGCCCTTTCCTGCCCGATAATTTCGCCAAAGCAGGTTGGCCGCAAAAACTCCATGGCCGTGCTTGATAATTTTTTATGCTCCAGCTTTTCCAAAACAGCAAGCTTCTTAAGGGTCTGAGCGTTTTCCGGACCCGTATTTTCCTTAATTACCTGCATTTTAATTTCTTGCAAATAATCCTCCTGTCTTTCATTCATCTTTTCCTTGATTTTTCTTTCCAGTTCATCTTCCAATGATCTTCTGGCTAAATAATCGGATATCTTATCTTCTATTTTATCTAAAATTATTGGTATTTCTTCATGATCTGGTTCAATATCTGTCACAGCATCCTCAAATATAATTTTTTGCAAAGCTAAAACTCTTTTTGAAAGTATCTCAGAACGCATCAGTTTAAGAGCGTCCAGTTTTCCGGC
Proteins encoded in this region:
- the dnaB gene encoding replicative DNA helicase, translating into MLDKIPPQNMEAEQSVIGSVFLDKEAIYKVMRIISPDDFYSESHKLIYEVILDLNDNSAAIDLLTVTESLRQRGHLDKIGGVTYIASLPGMVPTSANVEYYAKIVEEKSLLRTLISLASRIANMSYEGSENAQRLMDEAERMILELSSRRSASAFTPIKEILLKILEYIDYLSENKGAVTGVSTGFVDLDSICSGFQKGDLMILAARPSMGKTSLGLNVAQHAALHRKIPVAFFSLEMSKEQLVQRMLCAEAMVDQHKLRIGNLKEEDWEKINNTAAKLSGIPVFIDDTPAISIRELRAKARRLQAEHGLGLVVIDYLQLMQAGKKTDNRQQEIAEISRSLKSLAKEMKVPVLALAQLSRSVEQRQDKKPLLSDLRESGSLEQDADMVMFIYRDEYYNAESEKKGIAEIIVAKQRNGPTGIVELGFLKEYTRFVNLAKRAD
- the lonC gene encoding Lon family ATP-dependent protease; the encoded protein is MKAFLEKFMGAAKADKFEDKPGINEQLKYRVNALYDLIANIYGSDKLVLRAGKLDALKLMRSEILSKRVLALQKIIFEDAVTDIEPDHEEIPIILDKIEDKISDYLARRSLEDELERKIKEKMNERQEDYLQEIKMQVIKENTGPENAQTLKKLAVLEKLEHKKLSSTAMEFLRPTCFGEIIGQERAVKALLSKLASPFPQHILLYGPPGVGKTTAARLALEAAKNISGTPFVKDAPFIEVNGTTLRWDSREITNPLLGSVHDPIYQGARRDLADSGIPEPKLGLVTDAHGGILFIDEIGEMDPILQNKLLKVLEDKRVFFESTYYDPGDQSIPRYIKKLFDQGAPADFLLIGATTRSPEDINPAIRSRCAEVYFDPLTPGAIKQIVNQAADKLNIGLEDKVAEIISEYTIEGRKAVNILADAYGMSSYRNEETAYEQKKLYICELDIYDVVQTSRLTPYVLYKASSRKETGKIFGLGVTGFIGSVLEIEAITFSARQPQRGNIRFNDTAGSMAKDSVFNAASVIRKLTGEDLNNYDVHINIIGGGRIDGPSAGVAMLLAVLSTIKDYPIPQDIAVTGEVSIQGKIRAVGGIAEKIYGARQAGIKTVFIPAENFSDIPRDIKNIKIIPVSSVEEIIDYIFPNTKFNQSVS